One Desulfurella sp. DNA segment encodes these proteins:
- a CDS encoding UbiA family prenyltransferase has product MNDWIKILRPYNSFMSGIGVIIGAVLVKYFLLYGLLLGFATGFLITGFAMIINDILDVNIDRINRPERPLSSGRLKLGSAKYAALIMLALGILASAALGAVELSIEVLFALLSFFYNWRLKRLGLPGNVSVAASMSIPFVFGSLIKPELNSLIISLALTAFFAGVGREVIKGISDIEGDAKMGVKTVAVTRGSRQAAIISTGFIIANAYKVKSRILFLMLAALVVYIVQGVI; this is encoded by the coding sequence TTGAATGATTGGATAAAGATCCTCAGGCCGTATAACTCATTTATGAGTGGCATAGGAGTAATCATTGGAGCGGTGCTAGTCAAATACTTTCTGTTATACGGCCTGCTCCTTGGTTTTGCAACTGGATTTTTAATAACGGGCTTTGCCATGATTATCAACGACATTTTAGATGTAAATATCGATCGGATAAATAGGCCAGAAAGGCCATTATCTTCAGGAAGGCTGAAGCTTGGGTCCGCAAAGTATGCCGCGTTGATAATGCTAGCTCTTGGGATATTAGCATCTGCAGCACTTGGAGCTGTAGAACTTTCTATAGAAGTACTTTTTGCGCTATTGTCATTTTTTTATAACTGGAGGCTGAAGCGCCTTGGTCTGCCTGGGAATGTAAGTGTGGCAGCTTCAATGAGTATCCCCTTCGTATTTGGTTCCCTAATAAAGCCAGAACTCAATTCTTTAATAATTAGCTTGGCGTTGACAGCTTTTTTCGCTGGAGTTGGCAGGGAAGTGATAAAGGGCATATCTGACATAGAAGGCGATGCAAAAATGGGAGTAAAAACGGTTGCTGTGACTAGAGGTAGCCGTCAAGCTGCGATTATATCCACAGGTTTTATAATTGCTAATGCTTATAAAGTCAAGAGCCGCATTTTATTTCTTATGTTAGCTGCACTGGTTGTGTACATCGTTCAGGGGGTGATATAA
- a CDS encoding AAA family ATPase: MWTEKYRPHSLYDMIGNEYARKYIASWIRGWKRGNKPLLIIGPPGTGKTTLVRAMSNDFGYYVFELNASDLRTREKLESMLSNISSINLYGQPVLVFLDEIDGIFSRGDQGGMDYISKYIEDSVVPVVMAANNKKDSMKEVFKKSTVIEFKRIPNREIELMLSYIAGKEHIHLSYDKIQTIVRESNGDMRYE; this comes from the coding sequence GTGTGGACGGAAAAGTACAGGCCGCATTCATTGTACGATATGATTGGCAATGAATATGCTAGAAAGTATATCGCTTCCTGGATAAGGGGGTGGAAAAGGGGTAATAAACCTCTGCTAATTATAGGACCACCAGGCACCGGTAAAACGACACTTGTCAGAGCAATGTCAAATGACTTTGGGTATTATGTATTTGAGCTAAATGCAAGCGATTTAAGAACAAGGGAAAAACTAGAGTCCATGCTTTCAAATATAAGTAGCATCAACCTTTACGGCCAACCAGTGCTCGTGTTTCTCGATGAGATAGATGGAATTTTTTCAAGAGGGGACCAGGGGGGGATGGATTACATAAGTAAGTACATCGAGGATTCCGTGGTTCCTGTTGTGATGGCTGCAAATAATAAAAAGGATTCAATGAAAGAAGTTTTCAAAAAAAGCACAGTTATTGAATTTAAAAGAATACCTAACAGAGAAATAGAACTAATGCTGAGCTACATAGCGGGCAAGGAACATATCCACCTAAGTTATGACAAGATACAGACAATTGTGAGGGAGAGCAACGGCGATATGAGATACGAG